A part of Saimiri boliviensis isolate mSaiBol1 chromosome 11, mSaiBol1.pri, whole genome shotgun sequence genomic DNA contains:
- the TNFRSF14 gene encoding tumor necrosis factor receptor superfamily member 14 isoform X4, with amino-acid sequence MAPPPLRPAPKADLLRLVLYLTFLGAPCCAPALPSCKEDEYPVGTECCPKCSPGYRVKQACGELTGTVCEPCPPGTYITHLNGLNKCLKCRMCDPAMGLLATRNCSRTENTLCSCGPGHVCILQDGDHCAACQAYATSSPGQRVQEGGTEGQDTLCQNCPPGTFSPIGTLEGCQHRTK; translated from the exons ATGGCGCCTCCTCCCTTGAGACCAGCCCCCAAAGCCGACCTCTTGAGGCTG GTGCTGTATCTCACCTTCCTGGGAGCCCCCTGCTgtgccccagctctgccctcctGCAAAGAGGATGAGTACCCAGTGGGCACCGAGTGCTGCCCCAAGTGCAGCCCGG GTTACCGCGTGAAGCAGGCTTGCGGGGAGCTGACGGGCACAGTGTGTGAGCCCTGCCCTCCAGGGACCTACATCACCCACCTCAATGGCCTGAACAAGTGTCTGAAGTGCCGAATGTGTGACCCAG CTATGGGCCTGCTCGCCACCCGGAACTGCTCCAGGACAGAGAACACCCTGTGCAGCTGCGGCCCAGGCCACGTCTGCATCCTCCAGGATGGGGACCACTGTGCTGCGTGCCAGGCCTACGCCACCTCCAGCCCGGGCCAGAGGGTGCAGGagggag GCACCGAGGGTCAGGACACCCTGTGTCAGAACTGCCCCCCAGGGACCTTCTCTCCCATTGGGACCCTGGAGGGATGTCAGCACCGGACCAAGTAA
- the TNFRSF14 gene encoding tumor necrosis factor receptor superfamily member 14 isoform X2: MAPPPLRPAPKADLLRLVLYLTFLGAPCCAPALPSCKEDEYPVGTECCPKCSPGYRVKQACGELTGTVCEPCPPGTYITHLNGLNKCLKCRMCDPAMGLLATRNCSRTENTLCSCGPGHVCILQDGDHCAACQAYATSSPGQRVQEGGTEGQDTLCQNCPPGTFSPIGTLEGCQHRTKCSSWLETEAGPGTSSFPGAWPPVVIVIGIVVIVLIPGLIIWRKRRRKRRGDFQLNASLQWPRRRQHPHPQGRAQTTD, encoded by the exons ATGGCGCCTCCTCCCTTGAGACCAGCCCCCAAAGCCGACCTCTTGAGGCTG GTGCTGTATCTCACCTTCCTGGGAGCCCCCTGCTgtgccccagctctgccctcctGCAAAGAGGATGAGTACCCAGTGGGCACCGAGTGCTGCCCCAAGTGCAGCCCGG GTTACCGCGTGAAGCAGGCTTGCGGGGAGCTGACGGGCACAGTGTGTGAGCCCTGCCCTCCAGGGACCTACATCACCCACCTCAATGGCCTGAACAAGTGTCTGAAGTGCCGAATGTGTGACCCAG CTATGGGCCTGCTCGCCACCCGGAACTGCTCCAGGACAGAGAACACCCTGTGCAGCTGCGGCCCAGGCCACGTCTGCATCCTCCAGGATGGGGACCACTGTGCTGCGTGCCAGGCCTACGCCACCTCCAGCCCGGGCCAGAGGGTGCAGGagggag GCACCGAGGGTCAGGACACCCTGTGTCAGAACTGCCCCCCAGGGACCTTCTCTCCCATTGGGACCCTGGAGGGATGTCAGCACCGGACCAA GTGCAGCAGCTGGCTGGAGACCGAGGCGGGACCTGGGACCAGCAGCTTCCCCGGGGCGTGGCCTCCCGTCGTCATTGTCATCGGCATCGTCGTCATTGTCCTCATACCAGGCCTAATCAtatggaggaaaagaagaaggaagcgAAGGG GCGACTTCCAGCTGAATGCCTCCCTCCAG TGGCCGAGGAGGAGACAACACCCACATCCACAGGGGAGAGCCCAAACCACTGACTGA
- the TNFRSF14 gene encoding tumor necrosis factor receptor superfamily member 14 isoform X3 has translation MAPPPLRPAPKADLLRLVLYLTFLGAPCCAPALPSCKEDEYPVGTECCPKCSPGYRVKQACGELTGTVCEPCPPGTYITHLNGLNKCLKCRMCDPAMGLLATRNCSRTENTLCSCGPGHVCILQDGDHCAACQAYATSSPGQRVQEGGTEGQDTLCQNCPPGTFSPIGTLEGCQHRTNRAWKSQTAL, from the exons ATGGCGCCTCCTCCCTTGAGACCAGCCCCCAAAGCCGACCTCTTGAGGCTG GTGCTGTATCTCACCTTCCTGGGAGCCCCCTGCTgtgccccagctctgccctcctGCAAAGAGGATGAGTACCCAGTGGGCACCGAGTGCTGCCCCAAGTGCAGCCCGG GTTACCGCGTGAAGCAGGCTTGCGGGGAGCTGACGGGCACAGTGTGTGAGCCCTGCCCTCCAGGGACCTACATCACCCACCTCAATGGCCTGAACAAGTGTCTGAAGTGCCGAATGTGTGACCCAG CTATGGGCCTGCTCGCCACCCGGAACTGCTCCAGGACAGAGAACACCCTGTGCAGCTGCGGCCCAGGCCACGTCTGCATCCTCCAGGATGGGGACCACTGTGCTGCGTGCCAGGCCTACGCCACCTCCAGCCCGGGCCAGAGGGTGCAGGagggag GCACCGAGGGTCAGGACACCCTGTGTCAGAACTGCCCCCCAGGGACCTTCTCTCCCATTGGGACCCTGGAGGGATGTCAGCACCGGACCAA CCGGGCTTGGAAAAGTCAGACAGCCCTCTGA
- the TNFRSF14 gene encoding tumor necrosis factor receptor superfamily member 14 isoform X1, whose protein sequence is MAPPPLRPAPKADLLRLVLYLTFLGAPCCAPALPSCKEDEYPVGTECCPKCSPGYRVKQACGELTGTVCEPCPPGTYITHLNGLNKCLKCRMCDPAMGLLATRNCSRTENTLCSCGPGHVCILQDGDHCAACQAYATSSPGQRVQEGGTEGQDTLCQNCPPGTFSPIGTLEGCQHRTKCSSWLETEAGPGTSSFPGAWPPVVIVIGIVVIVLIPGLIIWRKRRRKRRGDFQLNASLQEAGEEQSVTEALQAPPHVTTVAEEETTPTSTGESPNH, encoded by the exons ATGGCGCCTCCTCCCTTGAGACCAGCCCCCAAAGCCGACCTCTTGAGGCTG GTGCTGTATCTCACCTTCCTGGGAGCCCCCTGCTgtgccccagctctgccctcctGCAAAGAGGATGAGTACCCAGTGGGCACCGAGTGCTGCCCCAAGTGCAGCCCGG GTTACCGCGTGAAGCAGGCTTGCGGGGAGCTGACGGGCACAGTGTGTGAGCCCTGCCCTCCAGGGACCTACATCACCCACCTCAATGGCCTGAACAAGTGTCTGAAGTGCCGAATGTGTGACCCAG CTATGGGCCTGCTCGCCACCCGGAACTGCTCCAGGACAGAGAACACCCTGTGCAGCTGCGGCCCAGGCCACGTCTGCATCCTCCAGGATGGGGACCACTGTGCTGCGTGCCAGGCCTACGCCACCTCCAGCCCGGGCCAGAGGGTGCAGGagggag GCACCGAGGGTCAGGACACCCTGTGTCAGAACTGCCCCCCAGGGACCTTCTCTCCCATTGGGACCCTGGAGGGATGTCAGCACCGGACCAA GTGCAGCAGCTGGCTGGAGACCGAGGCGGGACCTGGGACCAGCAGCTTCCCCGGGGCGTGGCCTCCCGTCGTCATTGTCATCGGCATCGTCGTCATTGTCCTCATACCAGGCCTAATCAtatggaggaaaagaagaaggaagcgAAGGG GCGACTTCCAGCTGAATGCCTCCCTCCAG GAGGCAGGTGAGGAACAGTCAGTCACCGAGGCCCTGCAGGCTCCTCCGCATGTCACCACAGTGGCCGAGGAGGAGACAACACCCACATCCACAGGGGAGAGCCCAAACCACTGA